A single region of the Liolophura sinensis isolate JHLJ2023 chromosome 9, CUHK_Ljap_v2, whole genome shotgun sequence genome encodes:
- the LOC135475584 gene encoding complement C1q-like protein 4, translating to MASLTLVTVAVCMFVIPAFGGWSPPYYNHGPGFPFEGPFGRGGRQGPARANQDGARDSGAGLGSAGRVRGAGGSGGIGGAGGPGGIGRFGGAGVPGGIGGDGGPGGIGGAGGNGMGVGAGGVGGAQPGRPSDRFPWKLPQPEVYVNPQDAVATSVVRTTDQYFYKPAPVDFDNIITNINGGYNTEYGVFTAPVPGIYSINYHVQSKKGSTKEAHVDLTQNGEVVNSAKAEGDGVTASNSAVLYLDQFDQLSVNGREGTIIGCENNGFCSFSVSLVKPGRFTDLKIPRAVPMDKW from the exons ATGGCGTCTCTGACTCTTGTCACGGTCGCCGTCTGTATGTTCGTCATTCCTGCATTCGGTGGTTGGTCTCCACCTTACTACAACCATGGTCCAG GTTTCCCGTTTGAAGGTCCCTTTGGTAGAGGAGGGCGCCAGGGTCCTGCAAGAGctaatcaggatggtgcacgtgACAGTGGTGCAGGACTCGGAAGTGCTGGAAGAGTCCGAGGTGCTGGAGGGTCCGGAGGCATTGGAGGTGCTGGAGGGCCCGGAGGCATTGGAAGATTCGGAGGAGCTGGAGTGCCCGGAGGCATTGGAGGTGACGGTGGGCCCGGAGGCATTGGAGGTGCTGGAGGTAATGGAATGGGAGTAGGTGCCGGCGGAGTCGGAGGTGCCCAACCAGGTAGACCTTCTGACCGATTTCCCTGGAAACTGCCTCAGCCGGAAGTATACGTCAACCCTCAGGACGCCGTGGCCACATCTGTGGTCAGAACCACTGACCAGTACTTCTATAAACCCGCACCTGTTGACTTTGACAACATCATCACAAACATCAATGGCGGGTACAACACAGAATACGGCGTCTTCACTGCTCCTGTGCCAGGGATCTATTCCATCAACTATCACGTACAAAGCAAAAAAGGCAGCACCAAGGAGGCCCATGTGGATCTGACCCAGAACGGAGAAGTCGTCAACTCGGCCAAGGCAGAAGGTGATGGTGTCACGGCCTCCAACTCCGCCGTCCTATACCTTGACCAGTTTGACCAGCTCAGTGTTAACGGTCGTGAAGGAACCATCATTGGCTGTGAGAATAACGGTTTCTGTAGCTTTAGCGTGTCTCTGGTTAAACCGGGTAGATTCACAGATCTGAAAATCCCCAGAGCTGTACCAATGGACAAATGGTAA
- the LOC135475585 gene encoding complement C1q-like protein 4, with protein sequence MASLTLVMVAVCMFVIPAFGGWSPPYYSHGPGYPFEGPFGRGGRQGPARANQGGARDSGAGLGGAGGLGGLGRLGGAGGVGGAGGPGGIGSAGGRGGAGVAGGDRVGVGAGGVGGAQPGRPFDRLPRELPQPEVYVNPQDAVATSVVRTTDQYFYKPAPVAFDNIITNINGGYNTEYGVFTAPVPGIYSINYHVQSKKGSTKEAHVDLTQNGEVVNSAKAEGDCVTASNSAALYLDQFDQLSVVGREGTIIGCENNGFCSFSVSLVKPGRFTDLKIPRAVPMDKW encoded by the exons ATGGCTTCTCTGACTCTTGTCATGGTGGCCGTCTGTATGTTCGTCATTCCTGCATTCGGTGGTTGGTCTCCACCTTACTACAGCCATGGTCCAG GTTACCCGTTTGAAGGTCCCTTTGGTAGAGGAGGGCGCCAGGGTCCTGCAAGAGCTAATCAGGGTGGTGCACGTGATAGTGGTGCAGGACTCGGAGGTGCTGGTGGACTCGGAGGGCTTGGAAGACTCGGAGGAGCTGGAGGCGTTGGAGGTGCTGGGGGGCCCGGAGGAATTGGAAGTGCTGGAGGGCGCGGAGGCGCTGGAGTTGCCGGAGGTGATAGAGTGGGTGTTGGTGCTGGCGGTGTCGGAGGTGCCCAACCAGGTAGACCTTTTGACCGACTTCCCCGGGAACTGCCTCAGCCGGAAGTATACGTCAACCCTCAGGACGCCGTGGCCACATCTGTGGTCAGAACCACTGACCAGTACTTCTATAAACCCGCACCTGTTGCCTTTGACAACATCATCACAAACATCAATGGCGGGTACAACACAGAATATGGTGTCTTCACTGCTCCTGTGCCAGGAATCTATTCCATCAACTATCACGTACAAAGCAAGAAAGGCAGCACCAAGGAGGCCCATGTGGATCTGACCCAGAACGGAGAAGTCGTCAACTCGGCCAAGGCAGAAGGTGATTGTGTCACGGCCTCCAACTCCGCCGCCCTCTACCTTGACCAGTTTGACCAGCTCAGTGTTGTCGGTCGTGAAGGAACCATCATTGGCTGTGAGAATAACGGTTTCTGTAGCTTCAGCGTGTCTCTGGTTAAACCGGGTAGATTCACGGATCTGAAAATCCCCAGAGCTGTACCAATGGACAAATGGTAA
- the LOC135475583 gene encoding complement C1q-like protein 4 → MTSLTLVTVAVCMFVIPAFGGWSPYYYEHGPHGSGTNQAGAGRLGGVGRRGGAVGQGRPSSRQLPRKLPQPEVYVNPQDAVATSVVRTTDQYFYKPAPVGFDHIITNINGGYNTEYAVFTAPVPGIYSINYHVQSKKGSTKEAHVDLTQNGEVVNSAKAEGDCVTASNSAVLYLDQFDRLSVNGREGTIIGCENNGFCSFSVSLVKPGRFTDLKVSRATPAPYGRR, encoded by the exons ATGACGTCTCTGACTCTTGTCACGGTGGCCGTCTGTATGTTCGTCATTCCTGCATTCGGTGGCTGGTCTCCATATTACTACGAGCATGGTCCACACGGCTCAG GAACCAATCAGGCAGGAGCTGGACGACTCGGAGGTGTTGGGAGACGAGGAGGTGCTGTTGGACAAGGTAGACCTTCTAGCCGACAACTTCCCAGGAAACTGCCTCAGCCGGAAGTATACGTCAACCCTCAGGACGCCGTGGCCACATCTGTGGTCAGAACCACTGACCAGTACTTCTATAAACCCGCACCTGTTGGCTTTGACCACATCATCACAAACATCAATGGCGGGTACAACACAGAATATGCCGTCTTCACTGCTCCTGTGCCAGGAATCTATTCCATCAACTACCACGTACAAAGCAAGAAAGGCAGCACCAAGGAGGCCCATGTGGATCTGACCCAGAACGGAGAAGTCGTCAACTCGGCCAAGGCAGAAGGGGATTGTGTCACGGCCTCCAACTCCGCCGTCCTCTACCTTGACCAGTTTGACCGGCTCAGTGTTAACGGTCGTGAAGGAACCATCATTGGCTGTGAGAATAACGGTTTCTGTAGCTTCAGCGTGTCTCTGGTTAAACCGGGTAGATTCACGGATCTAAAAGTCTCCCGAGCTACACCGGCACCTTACGGAAGACGCTGA